GATCGGGTCCACACCGATGACGTCGTGATACCCGTGCATCGTGTCGACCTTTGCCTTCGCCCACTCGATGAAGGTGCCCGACTTGCCGTGCCCCCCGCCGTAACTCGGCCAGTAAGACGTATGACAGTCCTCAACGAGAAGAACGCCGCCCTCGTTCAACAACGGAAACAACGTCTCCGTGGTGGCGATCTGCTGTTCCATCGTGTGGCCCCCATCGTCCAAGACGATGTCGAACGGGCCGTAGTCATCGTGGAGCTTACGCAGGAACTCGGGATCCGACTGATCGCCGATCACGACGGTTCGGTCTGGACCGGCCGCAATCTTGGACGACGGGTCGATGTCGACGCCGGTGAGCACAAGACCCTCGCCGAAGTAGTTCTCCCACATGCTCATCGAACCGCCACGGAAGATTCCGATCTCGAGCATCTTCAAAGAACGCCCGCGGAACCGCTCGAAGTACCTGGAGTAAATGGGGAAGTAGTGCACCCACTTATCCAGGATCTGTGTCGTGCGCTGCGTCGCGAAATAGTCGAACAGAGCGTTACCGCGAAGGTCGTCCAGACCGTCACCGAGCCAGAAGGCCAGTCGATAGCACTCGTTAGACAGGAAATCGATCGATCCGCCTTGCCGGATGGCGTTGCCGAGCGCCCGTGCCTGCTGGCTGGGCTCCTCGGTCGAGGCGAACGCGTCCCACAGGCGCTGGCGTTCCTCATCGTCCAGTTGATCCGATGTCTGCAAGATGTTGCGGACTCGGTCCGGGTAGCCGGTGGCGATCGCGAGGAGCATCACGCCCAAATTATCGGAGTCGAGCACGACCACGTCCTTCACTCAGCGGGAACGAGGACCGATTCTATGGCATCTGG
The nucleotide sequence above comes from Cumulibacter soli. Encoded proteins:
- a CDS encoding class I SAM-dependent methyltransferase; translation: MLDSDNLGVMLLAIATGYPDRVRNILQTSDQLDDEERQRLWDAFASTEEPSQQARALGNAIRQGGSIDFLSNECYRLAFWLGDGLDDLRGNALFDYFATQRTTQILDKWVHYFPIYSRYFERFRGRSLKMLEIGIFRGGSMSMWENYFGEGLVLTGVDIDPSSKIAAGPDRTVVIGDQSDPEFLRKLHDDYGPFDIVLDDGGHTMEQQIATTETLFPLLNEGGVLLVEDCHTSYWPSYGGGHGKSGTFIEWAKAKVDTMHGYHDVIGVDPIWTDEVDGIHFHDSIVVFEKDRRFAPFAEQVGTSEFLMHDRGASVTTTELLATRDAAVQELEELREQVSKSAADEDLRLLTAEIERLRPLALESDRVIQEITQERDSARETVRQLRGGRDSWISRAKSAFNRR